The Echinicola rosea genome has a segment encoding these proteins:
- a CDS encoding SusC/RagA family TonB-linked outer membrane protein gives MKKIIPWIICWLWSGMAMAQETYILKGKVLDHRDVPLIGATIQIADSGKGTVTDEYGVFSLQVAKSELRIVSSYLGYQRQSRDISLPLEEELIVKLEKEAMGLEGVEVVSTGYQQISKERATGSFVHLDSSLIERPVSTSILERLGDVTPGLIFNRNGPASDALSIRGRSTLFANSSPLIIVDGFPYDGPIENINPNDVESINVLRDAAAASIWGVKAGNGVIVISTKSGRIGSKPKVSLNSNITIGEVFDPYYQPQMSVNDFIDTELMLFDRGFYNSKENTPRKTALSPVVETLIAARDGEIDQSIADARIAAYRKQDLREAYLRDFYRKSINQQYALNISGGSERQSYFLTAGWDKNLETVKYRGMERFTLGGKQEIKLLKDRLKLSTGIYFTKTHKDRNGLAYGELKQSSNDVLAPYVQFRDENGNPMAITKDYRGGFLDGAEAEGLLDWRYNPLQDIHEQSDILQGRDIRMNLGLDYKIIKGLNAQVSYQYWTNEQEVKQHYGEKSYYARDWVNQYTQVDEEGNLTRIIPEGGILDRSQYSSFSHNGRAQLNYETDWEQGDWVSIAGAEVKSFESSSLGTRFYGYNYRVGNIAQMDYVNPYPVYYFPSASLRIPNGDQVGGTVDRYLSYYLNSAYTHQGKYTLSVSGRKDTSNLFGVDANQKGVPLWSVGAAWILSEEDFYPMKDWLPYAKLRFTYGYNGNIDKRVSAYTTAIRNGNSNITGLPKGIILNPPNPSLSWERIKIVNLGLDWASKDDRFSGTLEYYIKNGLDLIGDIPYAPSSGITEFRGNTASTQTHGLDFNISASVIRGAFQWRINHFHSWIKERVGDYELVGPVNQYLSLGMGGDHDLPIPLSGKPLYAIYSYAWAGLDPDTGDPLGYLDGEASNDYRGIITGATPESLIYHGPSRPSHFGALRNDFSWQGWNLSFNISYRLGYYYRRNSVRYSTVLNAQGGHGDFALRWQNPGDETSTHVPSMPDRLNANRDNYYSFSSVLVEKGDHIRLQDIRLGYTFDQRTSPKLPFQRMALYAYANNLGIIWKAAKDDPLDPDFSTAKPLKSIALGVKIDF, from the coding sequence ATGAAAAAGATTATACCATGGATAATTTGTTGGCTGTGGTCCGGAATGGCCATGGCACAGGAGACCTATATCCTCAAGGGGAAGGTCTTGGACCATCGGGATGTGCCGTTGATTGGGGCGACCATACAGATAGCGGATAGTGGAAAGGGAACGGTGACGGATGAATACGGAGTTTTTTCACTTCAGGTAGCTAAATCTGAGCTCCGTATAGTATCCAGCTATTTGGGCTACCAAAGACAAAGCAGGGACATTAGCCTACCCTTGGAGGAGGAGCTGATCGTAAAACTGGAAAAAGAAGCAATGGGACTGGAAGGCGTGGAAGTGGTCTCCACGGGTTACCAGCAAATTTCCAAGGAGCGGGCCACTGGCTCTTTTGTCCATCTGGACAGCAGCCTGATCGAGCGCCCTGTTAGCACTAGCATTCTTGAGCGGCTTGGGGACGTGACGCCGGGACTGATATTTAACCGAAATGGCCCTGCATCTGATGCTCTTTCCATCCGTGGCAGAAGCACCCTATTTGCCAATAGCAGCCCATTGATCATAGTGGATGGCTTTCCCTATGATGGTCCCATAGAGAACATCAACCCCAATGATGTGGAAAGCATCAATGTACTCAGGGATGCAGCTGCCGCTTCCATCTGGGGAGTAAAGGCCGGCAATGGGGTGATCGTGATCAGCACCAAAAGCGGCCGGATAGGCAGTAAGCCCAAGGTTTCCCTGAACAGCAATATTACAATCGGAGAGGTCTTTGATCCTTATTACCAGCCCCAGATGTCGGTAAATGATTTTATAGATACCGAGCTGATGCTTTTTGACAGGGGATTTTATAATTCCAAAGAAAACACGCCCAGAAAGACAGCGCTAAGTCCTGTAGTGGAAACCTTGATCGCTGCTAGGGATGGGGAAATCGACCAGTCAATAGCGGATGCTCGCATAGCTGCCTACAGAAAACAGGATCTGCGGGAGGCATACTTGAGGGATTTTTACCGAAAAAGCATCAATCAACAATACGCCCTGAATATCTCCGGTGGCAGCGAAAGACAAAGTTATTTCCTGACAGCAGGTTGGGATAAGAACCTGGAGACCGTCAAGTACAGGGGCATGGAACGCTTTACCCTGGGAGGAAAACAGGAAATCAAGCTACTGAAGGATCGGCTAAAGCTAAGCACAGGTATCTACTTCACCAAAACCCATAAAGACCGCAATGGGCTGGCCTATGGTGAACTCAAGCAATCCAGCAATGATGTGCTGGCCCCTTATGTGCAGTTCAGGGATGAAAATGGTAATCCTATGGCCATCACCAAGGACTACCGGGGTGGATTTTTGGATGGTGCTGAAGCTGAAGGTCTGCTGGACTGGCGCTATAATCCCTTGCAGGACATCCATGAGCAATCCGATATTTTGCAAGGCAGGGATATCCGTATGAACCTTGGATTGGATTATAAAATCATCAAAGGCCTGAATGCCCAAGTATCCTACCAGTACTGGACCAATGAGCAGGAAGTTAAACAGCATTATGGTGAAAAAAGTTATTATGCCCGTGACTGGGTCAACCAGTACACACAGGTGGATGAAGAGGGAAACCTTACCCGCATCATTCCTGAGGGCGGGATTTTGGACCGTTCCCAATATTCAAGCTTTTCACATAACGGACGGGCGCAGCTGAACTATGAAACGGACTGGGAGCAAGGGGACTGGGTGTCCATAGCAGGGGCAGAAGTAAAGTCCTTTGAAAGTTCCAGTCTTGGGACCCGCTTTTACGGATATAATTATCGGGTGGGCAATATTGCCCAGATGGACTATGTCAATCCCTATCCAGTGTATTATTTCCCCTCTGCCTCCTTACGCATTCCCAATGGGGACCAGGTAGGCGGGACAGTGGACCGCTATCTTAGCTATTACCTGAATTCTGCCTATACCCATCAGGGGAAATATACCCTTTCGGTAAGTGGCAGAAAGGATACCTCCAACCTCTTTGGGGTAGATGCCAACCAAAAGGGCGTGCCGCTTTGGTCTGTTGGGGCTGCATGGATATTGAGTGAGGAAGATTTCTATCCCATGAAAGATTGGCTGCCCTATGCCAAGCTGAGATTTACCTATGGCTATAATGGCAATATTGACAAGCGGGTTTCTGCCTATACTACGGCCATAAGGAACGGCAACAGCAATATTACAGGTTTGCCCAAAGGAATCATCCTCAACCCGCCCAATCCATCATTGAGCTGGGAGCGCATTAAGATCGTCAACCTGGGATTGGACTGGGCATCGAAGGATGATAGGTTTTCGGGCACCTTGGAATATTATATCAAAAATGGACTGGACCTGATCGGGGATATACCCTATGCCCCAAGTTCCGGCATTACGGAGTTTAGGGGAAACACGGCCAGTACACAAACACATGGCCTGGATTTTAATATCAGTGCTTCAGTGATCAGGGGAGCTTTCCAGTGGCGCATCAATCATTTCCATTCTTGGATCAAGGAAAGGGTCGGCGATTATGAGTTGGTGGGCCCTGTGAACCAATACCTTTCATTGGGAATGGGCGGAGATCATGATTTGCCCATACCACTTAGTGGGAAACCGCTTTATGCTATTTATAGCTATGCTTGGGCAGGACTGGACCCGGATACCGGAGACCCCTTGGGCTATCTGGACGGCGAAGCCTCCAATGATTATCGAGGCATCATCACTGGAGCCACACCTGAAAGCTTGATTTACCATGGACCATCGAGGCCAAGCCATTTTGGTGCACTTAGAAATGATTTCAGTTGGCAAGGCTGGAACCTGTCCTTTAATATCAGTTATCGCTTGGGCTACTATTACAGGAGGAACAGCGTGCGATATTCCACCGTACTCAATGCCCAAGGGGGACATGGGGATTTTGCCCTGCGTTGGCAAAACCCGGGGGATGAAACCAGTACCCATGTTCCTTCCATGCCGGACAGGTTAAATGCCAACAGAGACAATTACTATAGTTTTTCCTCAGTGCTGGTGGAGAAAGGGGATCATATTAGACTACAGGATATTCGATTGGGATATACCTTTGACCAAAGGACATCACCCAAACTACCCTTCCAAAGAATGGCCCTATATGCCTATGCCAATAACCTGGGGATCATTTGGAAGGCGGCAAAGGATGATCCTTTGGATCCCGATTTCAGCACCGCAAAGCCACTAAAGAGCATTGCTCTGGGAGTGAAAATAGATTTCTAA
- a CDS encoding RagB/SusD family nutrient uptake outer membrane protein, producing MKNITNPILTIMIISIIHLLSSCQDFLDEKPSTDLVVPDNLEDIQALLDNEYIMNRNSDMGEVASDDYFISKQEWESWNEITRNAHVWADIISPTGRFVSWNALYEQVFYANVALEQLDDIVPDSNEQVDWDRLRGSALFYRSSAFYNLLRIFTMPYHLVNPELGIPLKLSADVNKLVKRSSIEDSYAQVIGDLEAALDLLPSRATIATRPSKQAVYGLLARVYLSMGDYQKVLDYTSLALELGNELMDYANLEQGNTFGFKRLNEEMVYCSYFSSGSIGYSSDTFILSEIYESYAAGDLRKSLFFTQAYQDGHVKFRGTYMGNLYLFDGIATDELLLNRAEAAVRLGNEEQALEDLNYLLEHRFEAGKFEPIAGISGEVLLERILEERRKELVFRGLRWEDLRRFSGSQYEKTVTRDLDGEIYTLEPGSPKYAYPIPMDELQLNDMKQNPR from the coding sequence ATGAAAAACATAACTAACCCCATACTCACCATTATGATCATCAGTATCATTCATTTATTGTCTTCCTGTCAGGATTTTCTGGATGAAAAGCCCAGTACCGATCTGGTGGTTCCTGATAACCTCGAAGATATTCAAGCCCTATTGGACAATGAATATATCATGAACAGAAATTCCGATATGGGCGAGGTAGCCTCAGATGATTATTTTATCAGCAAGCAAGAATGGGAAAGCTGGAATGAGATTACCCGTAATGCCCATGTTTGGGCGGATATTATCTCTCCAACAGGCAGGTTTGTTTCTTGGAACGCCCTTTATGAACAGGTTTTTTATGCCAATGTAGCCCTGGAACAACTCGACGATATTGTGCCAGATTCGAATGAGCAAGTGGACTGGGACCGTTTGAGGGGATCTGCTTTATTTTATCGTTCAAGTGCCTTTTACAATCTCCTTAGGATTTTTACCATGCCCTATCATCTGGTAAATCCTGAATTGGGTATCCCTTTAAAATTAAGTGCTGATGTTAATAAACTGGTAAAAAGGTCTTCCATCGAAGATAGCTATGCCCAGGTAATTGGAGATTTGGAAGCGGCATTGGACTTATTGCCTTCAAGGGCGACCATTGCCACCAGACCTTCCAAGCAAGCAGTTTATGGGCTATTGGCGAGGGTTTATCTTTCTATGGGGGATTATCAGAAAGTGCTTGATTACACTTCACTTGCACTTGAACTGGGAAATGAACTGATGGATTATGCCAATTTAGAGCAGGGTAATACTTTTGGTTTCAAGAGGCTTAATGAGGAAATGGTCTATTGCAGTTATTTTTCATCAGGTTCAATAGGCTATTCTTCTGATACTTTTATCCTTTCGGAAATCTATGAAAGTTATGCAGCCGGTGACCTAAGAAAGTCACTGTTCTTTACCCAAGCCTATCAGGATGGCCATGTCAAATTCAGGGGAACCTATATGGGTAATCTTTATTTGTTTGATGGAATAGCCACGGATGAACTTTTGCTGAACAGGGCAGAAGCAGCTGTAAGACTGGGCAATGAGGAGCAGGCTTTGGAAGATCTGAACTATCTATTAGAGCACCGATTTGAGGCCGGAAAGTTTGAACCTATAGCAGGGATTTCAGGTGAGGTTTTATTGGAGCGCATATTGGAAGAACGAAGAAAGGAATTGGTGTTTCGAGGATTGCGTTGGGAGGATTTGAGGAGATTTTCCGGTAGCCAATATGAAAAAACAGTCACTAGGGACTTGGATGGGGAAATCTACACTTTGGAACCAGGTAGTCCAAAATATGCCTATCCCATACCCATGGATGAATTGCAGCTGAATGATATGAAACAAAATCCAAGATAG